The following are from one region of the Stigmatella ashevillena genome:
- the agmC gene encoding adventurous gliding motility protein AgmC, giving the protein MLALLVTQRVLAEPDTFGVGSGRSGALSVRDSDSVVINRYTLLNTGVVSGARELAVSDASGFTAGELVLLHPSLGLTTVPASGAQAPVELSSGPVGRFEFARVESVSGKVVTLTAPLFYAHPAPGTQVVSVPEYTSVQVAEKATLRAAPWDGKVGGLLVFLVTGTLTNAGSLTVTGMGFRGGRSLDHASLQGCEGLDVPVAQGGAYKGEGLVAERFDVASGRGNLANGGGGGNCHNAGGGGGGHGGVGGVGGRSLDGARSVGGLGGAPVLYAPFERLVFGGGGGEGESDDVYGTGGGAGGGVMLIRAGRVQGQGRFLANGSAAADTVLPGNDGAGGGGAGGAISLRVGGGLECQLVEASGGKGGSTTNATLGTGPGGGGAGGVVFLQGSPLACPQVVSAGAAGVSSADKDSRGAGPLQGEEGPSQGLSKTLASPFGSLAPPVLSRPANGARGVSSLPLFEGRAAPGSRIYLFLDGQPYAEFSLGESQDSFSYAAAEALALGVHEVKVSSTLLGIHSALSAPSSFEVGGEVTPEPPAVVMVVPLEGARVEPTPLLAGKSPPDVTVAIEVDAVEVARVSADADGRFRYVLIASQALSPGTHQVSARVLGTEEGEPLFSQVTTFEVMAPLETEAGCGCGTASGGGLGALALLLGARASRRRARGPGRPPPARLPRGPAPGESPAPPAPR; this is encoded by the coding sequence TTGCTAGCCCTTCTCGTGACGCAACGCGTGCTCGCGGAGCCAGACACCTTTGGAGTGGGCTCGGGGCGCAGCGGCGCGCTGTCCGTGAGGGACTCGGACTCCGTGGTCATCAACCGCTACACCCTCTTGAACACCGGCGTGGTGTCGGGGGCGCGGGAGCTGGCCGTGTCCGATGCCTCCGGCTTCACGGCGGGGGAACTGGTGCTGCTCCATCCCTCCTTGGGGCTGACGACCGTCCCGGCGTCGGGGGCGCAGGCGCCGGTGGAGCTCTCCAGCGGTCCGGTGGGCCGGTTCGAGTTCGCGCGCGTGGAGTCGGTCTCCGGGAAGGTGGTGACGCTGACCGCGCCCTTGTTCTACGCGCATCCCGCGCCCGGCACCCAGGTGGTGAGCGTGCCGGAGTACACGTCCGTCCAGGTGGCGGAGAAGGCCACGCTGCGCGCGGCGCCGTGGGATGGGAAGGTGGGAGGGCTCCTGGTGTTCCTGGTCACCGGCACGCTGACCAACGCGGGCTCCCTCACCGTGACGGGGATGGGGTTCCGGGGAGGGCGCTCGCTCGACCATGCCTCCTTGCAGGGCTGTGAGGGGCTCGATGTGCCCGTCGCGCAGGGAGGGGCCTATAAAGGAGAAGGCCTGGTGGCCGAGCGCTTCGACGTGGCCTCTGGGCGCGGCAACCTGGCCAACGGAGGCGGGGGCGGCAACTGCCACAACGCGGGCGGAGGCGGAGGCGGACACGGCGGTGTGGGCGGCGTGGGCGGGCGCTCCCTGGACGGTGCGCGGAGCGTGGGCGGCCTGGGAGGGGCTCCCGTGCTGTATGCGCCCTTCGAGCGCCTCGTCTTCGGGGGCGGAGGGGGCGAGGGGGAGAGCGACGATGTGTATGGAACCGGAGGCGGCGCGGGCGGTGGGGTGATGCTCATCCGCGCGGGCCGGGTGCAGGGCCAGGGGCGCTTCCTGGCGAATGGGAGTGCCGCGGCGGACACCGTGCTGCCGGGAAATGATGGTGCGGGCGGCGGGGGCGCGGGAGGGGCCATTTCGCTCCGGGTGGGCGGAGGGCTGGAGTGCCAACTCGTGGAAGCCTCGGGCGGCAAGGGCGGGAGCACCACGAATGCCACGCTGGGAACGGGGCCTGGAGGCGGGGGCGCCGGTGGCGTCGTTTTTCTCCAAGGGTCTCCTCTGGCGTGTCCCCAGGTGGTGAGCGCGGGCGCCGCCGGCGTTTCGAGCGCGGACAAGGACTCGCGTGGAGCGGGGCCTCTCCAGGGAGAAGAAGGGCCCTCGCAAGGGCTCAGCAAGACCCTGGCTTCCCCCTTCGGGTCGTTGGCGCCTCCGGTGCTGAGCCGGCCTGCGAATGGGGCACGTGGCGTGTCCTCACTGCCCCTGTTCGAAGGCAGGGCCGCGCCGGGCTCGCGGATTTACCTCTTCCTCGATGGCCAGCCCTATGCGGAGTTCAGCCTGGGCGAGTCCCAGGACAGCTTCTCCTACGCTGCCGCCGAGGCGCTGGCCCTGGGCGTCCACGAGGTGAAGGTGTCCTCCACGCTGCTGGGCATCCACAGTGCCCTGTCGGCGCCGAGCTCCTTCGAGGTGGGCGGCGAGGTGACGCCGGAGCCACCGGCGGTGGTGATGGTGGTGCCGTTGGAGGGCGCACGGGTGGAGCCCACCCCCTTGCTGGCCGGCAAGAGCCCGCCGGACGTCACGGTGGCCATCGAGGTGGACGCGGTGGAAGTGGCCCGTGTCTCCGCGGACGCCGACGGACGCTTCCGCTACGTGCTCATCGCCAGCCAGGCCCTGTCTCCCGGCACACACCAGGTTTCGGCCCGGGTGCTCGGAACGGAAGAGGGCGAGCCGCTCTTCTCCCAGGTGACGACTTTCGAAGTGATGGCGCCCCTGGAGACGGAGGCGGGCTGTGGGTGTGGTACGGCCTCGGGAGGCGGCCTGGGGGCCCTGGCGCTCCTGTTGGGCGCAAGGGCCTCTAGACGCCGAGCACGAGGGCCAGGACGGCCGCCACCTGCACGTCTCCCTCGCGGGCCAGCGCCTGGGGAATCTCCAGCACCACCGGCGCCTCGATGA
- the agmC gene encoding adventurous gliding motility protein AgmC encodes MRTSLVLAVLLLAGSALAEPDTFELGTGRNGPLTVSAQNQIINRYTPLRTSVTSGATSLPVGNSALFTAGDLVFLHQSTGLMPVPSSGDARLLHLASGTVGRFEFARVASVSSGVLALTAPLLHGYPAGASQVVSVPEYTSLTVQGTGSLRAAAWNGSTGGILVALVSGRFVNEGLLSVEGLGFRGGSFVNHADLAGCVNLDEPMASGGSYKGEGLVEGRHNSSSGYGNLANGGGGGNCHNAGGGGGAHAGTGGLGGRASAARGNQAVGGLGGAAVVYTPTERLIFGGGGGAGEGNENKGSAGAAGGGLMFLRAQEIAGEGLFNANGAQPLMTQGEDGAGGGGAGGAIVLRAVNGLVCDVVEARGGNGGDVRDTTVALGPGGGGGGGVVFLQGSSVPCLSSVSGGIAGRSTASQDSHGATPANGGTGTAPGLVQNVLKPFRAPTQPTLTSPAQGATGVDPRPLVELEAEPGVRVHLFLDGVLFASVDAGPSGVFSFQISTPLAPGMHELSAAAEALGVWGARSSAHRFEVVGSEDGGVPVPDAGEEAPEFPLLVVPGQGEVVGPMPLLAGTAPAGTSVRLQVDGVEVAQVEVDGEGRFHHELSAEQALAPGAHSATVRLLAAGDESPLPEPTHFEVVTRLGVGCGCGASSGLGWGALVLLWAGGASRRLRARRG; translated from the coding sequence ATGAGAACCTCCCTGGTGCTGGCCGTCCTCCTGCTTGCGGGGAGCGCGCTGGCGGAGCCGGACACCTTCGAGCTGGGCACGGGACGCAACGGTCCGTTGACCGTCTCCGCCCAGAATCAGATCATCAACCGCTACACGCCCCTGCGGACCAGCGTCACGTCCGGGGCGACGTCACTCCCGGTGGGAAACTCCGCCCTCTTCACGGCCGGGGACCTGGTGTTCCTCCACCAGTCCACGGGGCTGATGCCCGTTCCCTCCTCGGGCGATGCCCGGCTCCTGCACCTGGCCAGCGGCACGGTGGGCCGGTTCGAGTTCGCGCGCGTGGCGTCGGTGTCCTCGGGGGTGCTGGCGCTGACGGCGCCCCTGCTCCACGGCTACCCGGCGGGCGCGTCCCAGGTGGTGAGCGTGCCCGAGTACACCTCGTTGACCGTTCAGGGGACGGGCTCGCTGCGGGCCGCGGCCTGGAATGGGAGCACGGGGGGCATTCTCGTGGCACTGGTGTCCGGCCGGTTCGTCAACGAAGGGCTGCTCTCCGTGGAGGGGTTGGGCTTTCGCGGGGGGAGCTTCGTCAACCATGCGGACCTGGCGGGGTGCGTGAACCTGGATGAGCCGATGGCCAGCGGCGGAAGTTACAAAGGCGAGGGGCTGGTGGAGGGGCGCCACAACTCGTCCTCGGGTTACGGAAACCTGGCCAATGGGGGGGGAGGGGGCAACTGCCACAACGCGGGCGGAGGCGGCGGTGCGCACGCGGGGACCGGAGGACTCGGAGGGCGCGCCTCGGCCGCCCGGGGCAATCAGGCGGTGGGGGGGCTGGGCGGGGCCGCGGTGGTGTACACCCCCACGGAGCGGCTCATCTTCGGAGGCGGGGGCGGCGCCGGCGAGGGCAACGAGAACAAGGGTTCGGCGGGCGCCGCGGGCGGTGGGCTGATGTTCCTGCGTGCCCAGGAGATCGCCGGGGAGGGGCTCTTCAACGCCAATGGCGCCCAGCCTTTGATGACCCAGGGCGAGGATGGGGCGGGGGGCGGCGGCGCGGGCGGAGCCATCGTCCTGCGCGCGGTGAACGGCCTCGTCTGCGACGTGGTGGAAGCCCGGGGAGGCAACGGAGGGGATGTGCGCGATACGACGGTCGCGCTCGGCCCTGGCGGCGGTGGGGGAGGCGGCGTCGTCTTCCTGCAAGGCTCCTCCGTCCCGTGTCTGTCATCGGTCTCGGGGGGCATCGCGGGCCGGTCGACGGCGAGCCAGGACTCCCACGGCGCGACGCCCGCCAACGGCGGCACGGGCACGGCGCCGGGGCTGGTGCAGAACGTCCTGAAGCCCTTCCGGGCGCCCACCCAGCCCACGCTGACGTCTCCCGCGCAGGGCGCCACGGGGGTGGATCCCCGCCCCTTGGTCGAACTCGAGGCCGAGCCGGGCGTCCGGGTGCACCTGTTCCTGGATGGCGTGCTCTTCGCCTCGGTGGACGCGGGCCCCAGTGGGGTCTTTTCGTTTCAGATCTCCACGCCCCTGGCGCCCGGCATGCACGAGCTGAGCGCCGCCGCGGAGGCCTTGGGGGTATGGGGCGCCCGTTCGAGCGCTCACCGCTTCGAAGTCGTCGGGAGCGAGGATGGAGGCGTTCCGGTGCCGGATGCTGGGGAGGAGGCGCCGGAGTTCCCCCTGCTGGTGGTGCCCGGGCAGGGCGAGGTGGTGGGCCCGATGCCCTTGCTGGCCGGGACGGCCCCCGCGGGGACGAGCGTGCGCCTCCAGGTGGATGGGGTGGAGGTCGCCCAGGTGGAGGTGGATGGCGAGGGGCGGTTCCATCACGAACTGAGCGCCGAGCAGGCGCTGGCTCCCGGGGCTCACTCGGCCACGGTCCGACTCCTGGCGGCGGGTGACGAGAGTCCTCTGCCCGAGCCCACCCACTTCGAGGTCGTCACCCGCCTGGGGGTAGGGTGTGGGTGTGGGGCTTCCTCTGGGTTGGGGTGGGGAGCGCTGGTGCTGCTGTGGGCGGGCGGGGCCTCGCGCCGCCTCCGGGCCCGCCGTGGGTGA